A window of the Bacteroides thetaiotaomicron VPI-5482 genome harbors these coding sequences:
- a CDS encoding nitrophenyl compound nitroreductase subunit ArsF family protein: MKKFFYLLFSTIILISCGNGAKAKTEAQSTEEKLPDHIEVLYFHGAQRCITCRAIETNTVALLDSLYSKEQADDRIIYKVIDISKKENGQIADKYEVTWSSLFVNGWKDGKENVNNMTEFSFSNARKSPDKFKEGIKNKVDELLKQL, encoded by the coding sequence ATGAAGAAATTCTTTTATTTACTATTCTCAACCATTATCTTAATATCCTGTGGTAATGGTGCAAAAGCAAAAACAGAGGCACAGAGTACGGAAGAAAAGCTGCCTGACCATATTGAGGTACTTTATTTCCATGGAGCGCAGCGTTGTATCACCTGTCGGGCAATAGAAACTAATACAGTAGCCCTTTTGGATAGCCTTTATTCCAAAGAGCAGGCAGACGATAGGATTATCTATAAGGTTATAGATATTTCAAAAAAGGAAAACGGGCAAATTGCGGACAAGTACGAAGTTACTTGGTCGTCCCTGTTTGTGAATGGTTGGAAAGATGGAAAAGAAAATGTAAACAACATGACAGAGTTCAGTTTTTCCAATGCAAGAAAATCACCGGACAAATTTAAAGAGGGAATTAAAAATAAAGTTGATGAATTGCTAAAACAGTTGTAG
- a CDS encoding aromatic aminobenezylarsenical efflux permease ArsG family transporter: protein MDFLQSLLDNSSVPVITAFILGILTAISPCPLATNITAIGFIGKDIENRHRIFINGLLYTFGRIVTYTVLGVILIPVLREGASMYMVQKVVSKYGEMLIAPVLIIIGIFMLDIIKLNIPKINIGGEGLKKNTKGSWGALLLGILFALAFCPTSGVFYFGILMPLAAAETGGYFLPVIYAIATGLPVILVAWILAYSVAGLGRFYNSVQIFEKWFRKIVAILFIVIGIYYAVVFYL, encoded by the coding sequence ATGGATTTTCTTCAATCACTATTAGACAATAGTTCTGTCCCTGTTATAACAGCCTTTATCTTAGGAATTTTAACGGCAATCAGTCCGTGCCCTTTGGCTACTAATATAACGGCAATAGGTTTTATTGGTAAGGATATAGAAAACCGTCACCGTATATTCATAAATGGGTTACTTTATACATTTGGCAGGATAGTGACTTATACAGTACTTGGGGTTATTCTTATTCCGGTTCTTCGTGAGGGGGCAAGTATGTATATGGTTCAAAAGGTGGTAAGTAAATACGGTGAGATGTTGATTGCTCCGGTATTAATTATCATAGGGATATTCATGCTCGATATTATAAAGCTAAATATACCCAAAATCAATATTGGCGGAGAGGGGCTAAAGAAGAATACAAAAGGTAGTTGGGGCGCTTTGTTATTGGGTATTTTGTTTGCTCTAGCCTTTTGCCCCACCAGTGGAGTTTTCTATTTCGGTATACTTATGCCTTTGGCGGCAGCAGAAACGGGCGGGTATTTTTTACCCGTAATATATGCTATCGCTACAGGGTTGCCTGTAATCCTTGTTGCTTGGATATTGGCGTATAGTGTAGCCGGATTAGGTCGGTTTTATAACAGCGTACAAATTTTTGAAAAATGGTTTCGCAAAATTGTTGCTATACTCTTTATAGTCATAGGAATCTATTATGCGGTCGTTTTTTATCTATGA
- the arsD gene encoding arsenite efflux transporter metallochaperone ArsD → MKKIEIFDPAMCCPTGLCGTNINPELMRVAVVVETLKRQGVIVTRHNLRDEPQVYVSNKTVNEYLQKNGAEALPITLVDGEIAVSKVYPTTKQMSEWTGVNLDLMPAK, encoded by the coding sequence ATGAAAAAGATAGAAATTTTTGATCCGGCAATGTGTTGCCCTACGGGTTTGTGTGGAACAAATATCAATCCTGAATTGATGAGGGTTGCAGTTGTTGTCGAAACATTGAAAAGACAGGGTGTTATTGTTACCCGTCACAATTTACGGGATGAACCACAGGTGTATGTGAGCAATAAAACAGTAAATGAATATCTTCAAAAGAATGGTGCAGAAGCTTTACCTATTACTTTAGTAGATGGTGAAATTGCAGTTTCTAAAGTTTATCCTACCACTAAACAAATGAGTGAATGGACGGGAGTGAATTTAGATTTAATGCCCGCTAAATAA
- the arsA gene encoding arsenical pump-driving ATPase, giving the protein MKAFNLSDIELTKYLFFTGKGGVGKTSIACATAVGLADKGKKILLISTDPASNLQDVFDQSLNGHGTAISEVPGLTVVNLDPEQAAAEYRESVIAPFRGKLPESVIQNMEEQLSGSCTVEIAAFNEFSDFITDADKAKEYDHIIFDTAPTGHTLRMLQLPSAWSTFISESTHGASCLGQLSGLEERKGIYKQAVETLSNTSATRLVLVSRPEISPLKEAARSSSELQLLGIKNQLLVINGILQQLNEADDVSRQLHNRQQKALQGMPAELSEYPMYSVPLRSYNLSDIANIRRMLYSDSLADDICYQPVSGAKSIDDLVNDLYTSGKRVVFTMGKGGVGKTTLATEIALKLTKLGAKVHLTTTDPANHLNYDLAIKSGITVSHIDEAEVLENYKNEVRSKAAETMTAEDMEYIEEDLRSPCTQEIAVFKAFAEIVDKADNEIVVIDTAPTGHTLLLLDATQSYHKEVERTQGAVTGAVANLLPRLRNPKETEVVIVTLPEATPVFEAERLQMDLQRAGINNKWWVVNACLSMTNTENSFLQAKAQNEVNWIKKVEQLSKGNAALIGWKNI; this is encoded by the coding sequence ATGAAAGCATTCAATTTATCCGATATAGAACTGACTAAATACCTGTTTTTTACAGGTAAAGGTGGAGTAGGAAAGACTTCTATTGCTTGTGCCACAGCAGTTGGTTTGGCTGATAAGGGAAAGAAAATACTTCTTATCAGTACAGATCCGGCTTCTAACTTACAAGATGTTTTCGATCAATCCTTAAACGGACACGGTACAGCTATTTCAGAAGTGCCGGGACTGACTGTTGTAAACCTTGATCCTGAGCAGGCAGCAGCAGAATACAGAGAAAGTGTTATTGCACCTTTCAGGGGAAAATTACCCGAAAGCGTTATTCAGAATATGGAAGAACAGCTTTCAGGTTCCTGCACAGTAGAAATCGCAGCTTTTAATGAGTTCTCGGACTTTATTACCGATGCTGATAAAGCAAAGGAGTATGACCATATAATTTTTGATACAGCACCTACCGGACATACATTGCGAATGTTGCAGCTTCCATCTGCATGGAGTACATTTATTAGTGAAAGTACACATGGTGCATCCTGTTTAGGGCAGTTATCAGGCTTGGAGGAACGGAAAGGAATTTATAAACAGGCGGTAGAAACCCTATCTAATACAAGCGCAACTCGGTTAGTACTGGTCAGTCGTCCTGAAATTTCTCCATTGAAAGAAGCTGCCCGCTCTTCATCTGAATTACAGCTATTGGGAATTAAAAATCAGTTGTTGGTGATAAATGGTATTTTACAGCAACTGAATGAAGCGGATGATGTGTCACGACAACTGCATAACAGGCAGCAAAAGGCATTACAGGGTATGCCTGCTGAACTATCTGAATATCCTATGTACAGCGTTCCTCTACGTTCTTATAATTTATCTGATATAGCTAATATACGCCGTATGTTATACAGCGACAGCCTTGCGGATGATATTTGTTATCAGCCTGTAAGTGGTGCTAAAAGTATAGACGACTTGGTTAATGACCTCTATACTTCCGGTAAGCGGGTAGTGTTCACAATGGGAAAAGGCGGTGTAGGTAAAACTACCTTAGCAACAGAAATAGCTCTGAAATTAACAAAACTCGGTGCAAAGGTACATCTTACCACCACTGATCCGGCAAACCATCTGAACTATGATCTCGCTATAAAGTCGGGTATTACAGTAAGTCATATTGATGAAGCGGAAGTATTGGAAAACTACAAGAATGAAGTTCGTAGCAAAGCGGCAGAAACCATGACTGCCGAAGATATGGAATATATTGAAGAAGATTTACGTTCGCCATGCACACAAGAAATCGCAGTTTTCAAGGCATTTGCCGAAATTGTAGATAAAGCGGACAATGAAATTGTGGTGATTGATACTGCACCGACAGGTCATACATTGTTGCTTTTGGATGCTACCCAAAGCTACCATAAAGAAGTAGAACGTACCCAAGGAGCAGTTACGGGAGCGGTAGCCAATTTATTGCCCCGTTTGCGTAATCCAAAGGAAACGGAAGTCGTAATTGTTACCTTGCCTGAAGCGACACCTGTATTTGAAGCTGAACGCCTGCAAATGGATTTGCAACGCGCCGGAATTAATAACAAATGGTGGGTAGTAAATGCCTGCCTGTCAATGACAAATACGGAAAATTCATTTTTGCAGGCGAAAGCACAAAATGAAGTAAATTGGATTAAGAAAGTAGAACAATTGTCAAAGGGTAATGCTGCCTTGATTGGATGGAAAAATATATAG
- the arsB gene encoding ACR3 family arsenite efflux transporter, producing the protein MEKYIGIGFFERYLTVWVTLCIVAGIAIGQWFPAISQTLSKLEYANVSIPVAILIWLMIYPMMLKVDFQSIKNVGKRPKGIIITCITNWLIKPFTMFGIAYLFFYVVFKSLISAELAEEYLAGAVLLGAAPCTAMVFVWSYLTKGDAAYTLVQVAVNDLIILVAFAPIVAFLLGVGGVTIPWDTLLLSVVLFVVIPLSAGIITRILVIRRKGIEYFNTVFIRKFDNYTTGGLLLTLIILFSFQGETILNNPLHIVLIAVPLVLQTVLIFFVAYGWAKWWKLPHNIAAPAGMIGASNFFELSVAVAISLFGLQSGAALATVVGVLVEVPVMLMLVRVANNTYRWFTIKSSMSK; encoded by the coding sequence ATGGAAAAATATATAGGAATTGGATTTTTTGAAAGATACCTGACTGTTTGGGTAACTTTGTGCATTGTTGCTGGTATTGCTATCGGACAATGGTTTCCGGCAATATCGCAAACATTGAGTAAATTAGAATACGCCAATGTGTCTATACCTGTGGCTATCCTGATTTGGTTAATGATTTACCCCATGATGCTGAAAGTAGATTTTCAGAGTATTAAAAACGTTGGTAAGCGTCCGAAAGGAATTATCATCACTTGTATTACAAATTGGCTTATAAAGCCTTTTACAATGTTTGGAATAGCTTATCTATTCTTCTACGTTGTTTTCAAGTCTCTAATATCTGCCGAATTGGCCGAAGAATATTTAGCAGGGGCAGTCTTATTGGGTGCTGCACCTTGTACGGCAATGGTATTTGTATGGAGTTATCTGACCAAAGGGGATGCTGCCTATACATTGGTGCAGGTTGCAGTGAATGATTTAATCATATTGGTTGCTTTCGCTCCTATTGTTGCTTTTTTATTGGGCGTAGGTGGCGTTACGATTCCGTGGGATACATTATTGCTTTCAGTTGTATTGTTTGTTGTCATTCCTCTTTCTGCCGGAATAATAACCCGCATACTGGTTATCCGGCGAAAAGGGATAGAATATTTTAATACTGTATTTATCCGTAAGTTTGATAATTATACGACTGGCGGGTTACTATTAACGCTTATCATTCTGTTTTCATTTCAAGGAGAAACCATATTGAACAATCCGTTGCACATCGTATTGATTGCCGTTCCGCTTGTGTTGCAAACAGTTCTGATATTCTTTGTAGCCTATGGTTGGGCGAAATGGTGGAAATTACCTCACAATATAGCTGCACCTGCCGGAATGATTGGTGCAAGCAATTTTTTTGAATTATCGGTGGCTGTGGCTATATCGCTTTTCGGTTTGCAATCCGGTGCTGCATTGGCTACAGTGGTAGGGGTGTTGGTTGAAGTTCCGGTTATGCTGATGTTAGTGAGAGTTGCAAATAATACATACAGGTGGTTTACAATAAAATCAAGTATGAGTAAATAG
- a CDS encoding carbon-nitrogen hydrolase family protein, producing MEQHPIKINKVQIRNLQIEDYAQLSQSFTRVYSDGSDVFWTHAQIKKLISIFPEGQIVTVVDDKIVGCALSIILDYDKVKNDHTYAQVTGKETFNTHNPEGNILYGIEVFIHPGYRGLRLARRMYEYRKELCETLNLKAIMFGGRIPNYHKYADKMRPKEYIARVRQREIYDPVLTFQLSNDFHVRKVMTNYLPNDEESKHYACLLQWDNIYYQPPTQEYINPKTTVRVGLVQWQMRSYKTLDDLFEQVEFFVDAVSDYKSDFVLFPEYFNAPLMSKFNDKGESQAIRGLAKYTDEIRDRFINLAISYNINIITGSMPYVKEDGLLYNVGFLCRRDGTYEMYEKMHVTPDEIKSWGLSGGKLLQTFDTDCAKVGVLICYDVEFPELSRLMADQGMQILFVPFLTDTQNAYSRVRVCAQARAIENECFVVIAGCVGNLPRVHNMDIQYAQSGVFTPCDFAFPTDGKRAEATPNTEMILVSDVDLDLLNALHTYGSVRNLKDRRNDVYEVRFKK from the coding sequence ATGGAACAACATCCAATTAAAATTAATAAAGTACAGATACGTAATCTTCAAATTGAAGACTATGCACAGTTATCCCAATCGTTTACCCGTGTTTACTCTGACGGTAGCGATGTATTTTGGACTCATGCCCAGATAAAGAAATTAATAAGTATTTTTCCGGAAGGACAGATTGTGACAGTCGTCGATGATAAAATCGTAGGTTGTGCTCTTTCCATCATCCTTGATTACGATAAGGTAAAGAACGACCATACGTATGCACAAGTTACCGGTAAGGAAACATTCAATACTCATAATCCGGAAGGAAACATCCTGTATGGTATTGAGGTGTTTATTCATCCGGGATACCGTGGTTTGCGTCTGGCTCGTCGTATGTATGAATATCGCAAGGAACTTTGCGAAACATTGAATTTGAAAGCTATCATGTTCGGTGGCCGTATTCCGAATTATCATAAATATGCCGATAAGATGCGCCCGAAAGAATATATCGCACGGGTACGGCAGCGTGAAATTTATGATCCGGTTCTTACCTTCCAATTATCGAATGATTTCCATGTTCGCAAAGTAATGACCAATTATTTGCCGAATGATGAGGAATCCAAGCATTATGCCTGTTTGTTGCAGTGGGATAATATTTATTATCAGCCGCCTACGCAGGAATATATCAACCCAAAGACGACTGTCCGTGTGGGACTGGTACAGTGGCAGATGCGTAGTTACAAGACATTGGACGACCTCTTCGAACAAGTGGAGTTCTTTGTAGATGCCGTATCAGATTATAAAAGTGATTTTGTTCTTTTTCCGGAATATTTCAACGCTCCTTTGATGTCGAAGTTTAATGATAAAGGAGAATCGCAGGCTATTCGTGGATTGGCAAAGTATACCGATGAGATCAGAGACCGTTTTATAAACCTGGCTATCAGTTACAATATCAATATTATCACAGGAAGTATGCCGTATGTAAAGGAGGATGGTCTGTTATATAATGTAGGCTTCCTTTGCAGGCGTGACGGAACTTATGAGATGTATGAAAAAATGCACGTTACTCCGGATGAAATCAAGAGTTGGGGATTGAGCGGTGGTAAACTGCTGCAAACTTTCGATACAGATTGTGCGAAGGTCGGAGTCCTGATCTGTTATGATGTGGAATTTCCGGAACTTTCCCGTTTGATGGCGGATCAGGGAATGCAAATCTTATTTGTACCTTTCCTGACTGATACACAGAATGCTTACTCCCGTGTTCGTGTCTGTGCTCAGGCGCGTGCGATTGAAAATGAATGCTTTGTAGTCATAGCAGGTTGTGTAGGAAATCTTCCCCGCGTTCATAATATGGATATTCAATATGCACAGTCGGGAGTGTTCACTCCATGTGATTTTGCTTTTCCGACTGATGGAAAACGGGCGGAAGCCACTCCGAATACAGAAATGATTCTGGTTTCGGATGTCGATCTGGATTTATTGAATGCACTCCATACTTACGGTAGTGTGCGCAATCTGAAGGATCGTAGAAATGATGTTTACGAAGTCAGATTCAAGAAATAA
- a CDS encoding DUF2776 domain-containing protein gives MNYGISILFRAIPLTMAVFCFGYGAFIYGYGDAGNRLVAGPVVFSLGMICIALFCTAATIIRQIIHTYNEATKYVLPVVGYLAAIITIVGGICIFNAATTTSAFVAGHVITGVGFITACVATAATSSTRFSLIPANAKATGNEVPEGAFSIGQRRAMIILAIVISCIAWIWAFILLSNSHSHPAYFVAGHVMVGLACICTSLIALVATIARQVRNDYSERERNKWPKLVLLMGSISFVWGIFVILADSGSANGTTGYIMLGLGLVCYSISSKVILLAKIWRREFKLANRIPMIPVLTALACLFLAAFVFELATVNADYFIPARVLVGLGAICFTLFSIVSILESGTSSK, from the coding sequence ATGAATTACGGTATTAGTATTTTATTCAGAGCAATCCCTTTGACGATGGCGGTCTTTTGCTTCGGATACGGAGCATTCATTTACGGTTATGGTGACGCGGGAAACCGTCTGGTGGCAGGTCCTGTTGTATTTTCACTAGGTATGATATGCATTGCGCTGTTCTGTACGGCAGCCACTATAATCCGGCAAATCATACATACCTATAATGAAGCTACAAAATACGTTTTACCTGTTGTGGGCTATCTGGCAGCTATCATAACGATTGTCGGAGGTATCTGCATTTTCAATGCCGCTACCACTACTTCAGCCTTCGTCGCAGGGCATGTCATAACCGGTGTAGGATTTATCACAGCTTGTGTAGCTACCGCCGCTACCTCTTCCACCCGATTTTCTTTGATTCCGGCCAATGCCAAAGCTACCGGAAATGAAGTGCCGGAGGGAGCGTTTTCTATTGGCCAGAGACGGGCAATGATCATTCTCGCAATCGTCATTTCCTGTATCGCATGGATATGGGCGTTCATCCTGTTAAGCAACAGTCACTCTCATCCTGCTTATTTTGTAGCAGGTCATGTGATGGTAGGGCTCGCATGTATTTGTACCAGTCTGATTGCATTGGTAGCAACCATAGCCCGTCAGGTCCGGAACGACTATTCGGAAAGAGAACGTAACAAATGGCCGAAACTGGTTTTATTAATGGGATCGATCTCTTTTGTATGGGGCATATTCGTCATCCTTGCCGATTCAGGAAGTGCAAACGGTACTACCGGATACATCATGCTTGGTCTTGGCCTGGTATGTTACAGTATTTCCAGCAAAGTGATTCTACTCGCCAAGATATGGAGGCGGGAGTTCAAACTGGCTAACCGAATCCCTATGATTCCGGTACTGACAGCATTAGCATGCCTGTTTCTGGCTGCCTTTGTATTCGAGCTTGCTACCGTAAACGCTGATTATTTTATTCCGGCACGAGTTTTAGTAGGACTGGGAGCTATTTGCTTCACGCTGTTTTCTATCGTCAGCATATTGGAAAGCGGCACATCTTCTAAATAA
- the ileS gene encoding isoleucine--tRNA ligase translates to MGKRFTEYSQFDLSQVNKDVLKKWDENQVFAKSMTERDGCPSFVFFEGPPSANGMPGIHHVMARTIKDIFCRYKTMKGYQVKRKAGWDTHGLPVELSVEKALGITKEDIGKKISVADYNAACRKDVMKYTKEWEDLTHQMGYWVDMKHPYITYDNRYIETLWWLLKQLHKKGLLYKGYTIQPYSPAAGTGLSSHELNQPGCYRDVKDTTAVAQFKMKNPKPEMAEWGTPYFLAWTTTPWTLPSNTALCVGPKIDYVAVQTYNAYTGEPITVVLAKALLNTHFNSKAADLKLEDYKAGDKLVPFKVVAEYKGADLIGMEYEQLIPWVKPVEVSEDGTWKVSGKGFRVIPGDYVTTEDGTGIVHIAPTFGADDANVARAAGIPSLFMINKKGETRPMVDLTGKFYMLDELDENFVKECVDVDKYKEYQGAWVKNAYNPVFMVDGKYDEKAAQAAESLDVALCMMMKANNQAFKIEKHIHNYPHCWRTDKPVLYYPLDSWFIRSTACKERMMELNKTINWKPESTGTGRFGKWLENLNDWNLSRSRYWGTPLPIWRTEDGTSEICIESVEELYNEIEKSVAAGFMKSNPYKDKGFVPGEYTEGNYDKIDLHRPYVDDIILVSEDGQPMKRESDLIDVWFDSGAMPYAQIHYPFENKNILDNREVYPADFIAEGVDQTRGWFFTLHAIATMVFDSVSYKAVISNGLVLDKNGNKMSKRLNNAVDPFTTIEKYGSDPLRWYMITNSSPWDNLKFDIDGIEEVRRKFFGTLYNTYSFFALYANVDGFEYKEADVPMAERPEIDRWILSVLNTLIKEVDTCYNEYEPTKAGRLISDFVNDNLSNWYVRLNRKRFWGGEFTQDKLSAYQTLYTCLETVAKLMAPISPFYADRLYTDLTTATGRDNVVSIHLAEFPKYQEEMIDKELEARMQMAQDVTSMVLALRRKVNIKVRQPLQCIMIPVADEEQKAHIEAVKALIMNEVNVKDIKFVDGAAGVLVKKVKCDFKKLGPKFGKQMKAVAAAVAEMSQEAIAELEKNGKYALNLDGAEAVIEAADVEIFSEDIPGWLVANEGKLTVALEVTVTEELRREGIARELVNRIQNIRKSSGFEITDKIKITISKNTQTDDAVNEYNTYICNQVLGTSLDLADEVKDGTELNFDDFSLFVNVIKD, encoded by the coding sequence ATGGGTAAGAGATTTACTGAATATTCGCAGTTTGACCTTTCACAGGTGAACAAAGACGTGTTGAAGAAGTGGGACGAAAACCAGGTTTTCGCCAAGAGTATGACAGAACGTGATGGCTGCCCTTCGTTTGTGTTTTTCGAAGGACCTCCCTCGGCTAATGGTATGCCGGGCATTCACCATGTAATGGCTCGTACCATTAAGGACATTTTCTGTCGTTACAAAACAATGAAAGGTTACCAGGTAAAGCGTAAAGCCGGATGGGATACGCACGGACTGCCTGTGGAACTAAGTGTAGAAAAAGCATTAGGTATCACAAAAGAGGATATTGGTAAAAAAATCTCTGTAGCAGATTATAACGCTGCTTGCCGTAAGGACGTGATGAAGTATACCAAGGAATGGGAAGACCTGACTCATCAGATGGGATATTGGGTGGATATGAAGCACCCTTATATCACGTATGACAATCGTTATATCGAAACATTGTGGTGGCTGCTGAAGCAACTGCATAAGAAAGGCTTGCTGTATAAAGGATACACAATCCAGCCGTATTCTCCGGCTGCCGGAACAGGATTGAGTTCGCATGAGCTGAACCAACCGGGTTGCTATCGTGACGTAAAGGATACGACAGCTGTTGCCCAGTTTAAGATGAAGAACCCGAAACCGGAAATGGCAGAGTGGGGGACTCCTTACTTCCTTGCCTGGACAACAACTCCCTGGACATTGCCTTCAAATACAGCGCTTTGTGTAGGACCAAAAATCGATTATGTTGCAGTACAGACATATAATGCTTATACAGGAGAACCTATCACGGTTGTTCTGGCGAAAGCTTTATTAAATACTCATTTCAATTCAAAAGCTGCTGATCTGAAACTGGAAGATTACAAGGCAGGAGATAAGCTTGTACCGTTCAAGGTAGTTGCCGAATACAAAGGTGCTGACCTTATTGGTATGGAATACGAGCAACTGATCCCTTGGGTGAAACCGGTTGAAGTATCTGAAGACGGAACATGGAAAGTTAGCGGTAAAGGCTTCCGTGTAATCCCTGGTGATTATGTAACGACGGAAGACGGTACGGGTATCGTGCACATCGCACCGACGTTTGGTGCGGATGATGCGAACGTGGCTCGTGCAGCAGGTATACCGTCGCTCTTCATGATTAACAAGAAGGGTGAAACCCGTCCGATGGTAGACCTTACCGGTAAGTTCTATATGCTGGACGAACTGGATGAAAACTTCGTGAAAGAATGTGTGGATGTAGACAAATACAAAGAATATCAGGGTGCATGGGTAAAGAATGCCTATAATCCCGTATTTATGGTAGACGGCAAGTATGACGAGAAAGCAGCTCAGGCTGCCGAATCTCTGGATGTCGCTCTCTGTATGATGATGAAAGCAAACAATCAGGCTTTCAAAATCGAAAAACATATACACAACTATCCTCATTGCTGGCGTACAGACAAACCGGTGCTTTATTATCCGTTGGATAGCTGGTTTATCCGTTCTACAGCCTGCAAGGAGCGTATGATGGAGCTGAACAAGACGATCAACTGGAAACCGGAATCTACCGGAACAGGACGTTTCGGCAAATGGCTGGAAAATCTGAATGACTGGAACTTAAGCCGTTCCCGTTATTGGGGTACTCCACTGCCTATCTGGCGTACGGAAGATGGAACGAGCGAAATATGTATCGAATCTGTAGAAGAACTATATAATGAAATCGAGAAATCGGTAGCTGCCGGATTTATGAAATCCAATCCGTACAAGGATAAAGGTTTTGTACCGGGCGAATACACCGAAGGAAATTATGATAAGATAGACCTTCATCGTCCGTATGTAGACGATATCATTCTGGTATCGGAAGACGGTCAGCCGATGAAGCGTGAATCAGACCTGATTGACGTTTGGTTTGATTCCGGTGCTATGCCTTATGCACAGATTCATTATCCGTTCGAGAACAAAAACATTCTGGATAACCGTGAAGTATATCCGGCAGACTTTATCGCGGAAGGTGTAGACCAGACACGTGGATGGTTCTTTACACTGCATGCTATCGCTACTATGGTATTTGATAGTGTGTCGTACAAAGCCGTGATCTCTAATGGACTGGTGCTCGACAAGAACGGTAATAAGATGTCCAAGCGTCTTAACAATGCTGTCGATCCGTTTACTACGATTGAGAAGTATGGTTCTGACCCGTTGCGTTGGTACATGATCACTAACTCATCTCCATGGGACAACCTGAAATTTGACATTGACGGAATCGAAGAAGTTCGCCGTAAGTTCTTCGGTACTTTATATAATACATATTCGTTCTTTGCGCTGTATGCCAATGTAGACGGATTCGAATATAAGGAAGCAGATGTTCCGATGGCAGAACGTCCGGAAATCGACCGCTGGATTTTGTCAGTATTGAATACTTTAATCAAGGAAGTAGATACTTGCTATAATGAATATGAACCTACTAAGGCAGGACGTTTGATCTCCGACTTTGTCAATGACAATCTGTCCAACTGGTATGTTCGTCTGAACCGTAAACGTTTCTGGGGTGGTGAATTTACTCAGGATAAACTGTCTGCTTATCAGACATTGTATACCTGCCTTGAGACAGTCGCGAAACTGATGGCGCCTATTTCTCCGTTCTATGCGGATCGTCTGTACACAGATTTGACTACTGCTACAGGACGTGATAATGTGGTTTCTATCCATTTGGCTGAATTCCCGAAGTATCAGGAAGAAATGATAGACAAGGAACTGGAAGCTCGTATGCAAATGGCACAGGACGTAACTTCTATGGTATTGGCATTGCGTCGTAAAGTGAACATCAAAGTTCGCCAGCCGCTGCAGTGTATCATGATTCCGGTGGCGGATGAAGAGCAGAAAGCCCACATCGAAGCTGTGAAAGCATTGATCATGAACGAGGTGAATGTAAAAGATATCAAGTTTGTGGATGGTGCTGCCGGCGTATTGGTGAAGAAGGTGAAATGTGACTTTAAGAAGTTAGGCCCGAAATTCGGCAAACAGATGAAGGCTGTGGCTGCTGCTGTAGCGGAAATGTCTCAGGAAGCGATAGCCGAACTCGAAAAGAACGGAAAGTATGCGTTGAATCTGGATGGAGCGGAAGCTGTGATCGAAGCTGCGGATGTCGAAATCTTCAGCGAAGACATTCCGGGATGGCTGGTTGCCAATGAAGGTAAACTGACTGTTGCTCTTGAAGTTACTGTTACCGAAGAACTGCGTCGTGAGGGTATAGCCCGCGAATTGGTGAATCGTATTCAAAATATACGTAAGTCCAGCGGTTTCGAGATTACGGACAAAATAAAGATCACAATCTCCAAAAATACGCAAACAGATGATGCGGTGAACGAATATAATACTTATATTTGTAACCAAGTTTTAGGAACATCTCTTGATTTGGCAGATGAAGTGAAAGACGGCACAGAACTTAATTTTGACGATTTCTCATTGTTTGTCAATGTGATAAAAGACTAA
- a CDS encoding TraR/DksA family transcriptional regulator gives MAEKTRYSDAELEEFRAIIMEKLELAQRDYDQLKMSLMGLDGNDTDDTSPTYKVLEEGANTLSKEETTRLAQRQLKFIQGLQAALVRIENKTYGICRETGKLIPAERLRAVPHATLSIEAKNSGKK, from the coding sequence ATGGCAGAAAAGACTAGATATTCGGATGCGGAACTTGAAGAATTCCGTGCCATTATTATGGAGAAGTTGGAGTTGGCTCAACGTGATTACGATCAGTTGAAGATGAGCTTGATGGGATTGGACGGTAATGATACTGACGATACATCTCCTACTTATAAAGTGTTGGAAGAAGGAGCTAATACGCTTTCAAAGGAAGAAACGACTCGCCTGGCACAGCGCCAGCTGAAGTTTATCCAAGGATTGCAGGCAGCTTTGGTACGTATTGAGAATAAAACGTATGGCATTTGCCGTGAGACTGGAAAGTTGATTCCGGCAGAACGCTTGCGTGCTGTTCCTCATGCTACACTCAGCATCGAGGCTAAGAACAGTGGTAAAAAATAA